Within Bradymonas sediminis, the genomic segment GAAGTTGAGTCCAAATATTGGGGGAGGACCGGCGGATGACGGTCCATAAGGGGCCGCGCAGGCATTGCGAAATTCATACGAATCAAGCGGTATGATTGCACGCGAGAGATGCTAAATGTGGATTTCAGACAAGGCCATCGAGCGGCCCATCACGACCATCGCGGCGATGCTCACCCTGGTCATCTTCGGGGTGGTCGCGCTCCTGGTGCTCGAGGTGAATGAGTTCCCCGAGGTCGAACCGCCGGTGGTCAGCGTGTCGATTCCCTACCCGGGCGCGTCGCCCCAGAGCGTGGAGCGCGACCTGGTCGACCCGGTCGAAGACGCCATCGCGGCGATCGAGGGCGTCGCGAAGCTGCGCTCCACGTCGCTTGACGGCTTCGCCTTGCTCATCGTCGAATTCGAGTTCGGCACCGACCTGGACCGCTCCACCCAAAATATCCGCGACGCCATCTCGCAGCAACGCCGCGACCTTCCGCTCGAGATGGAAGAGCCGATCATCACCCAATTCGACCTCGATATGCTCCCCATCGTCTCGCTGACGCTGTCCTCAGAGAAGCATACGGTCGAGGAATTGAGCGCGATGGCGGACCCCAAGATTACCGGCGATTTGCAGGGAATCACCGGCGTCGCCGAGGTTCAATTGCGCGGCGATGTCGAGCCCGCGATGAAGGTCGACCTCGACCCACACGCCATGGAGTCGGTGGGCGCGACCGCCGCCCAGGTCATCGGCGCGCTTCGCTCGGCCAACCTCGCCGCGCCGGTCGGCCGGGTTAATAGTGAATTTGAAGAGCGCACGATTCGGCTGCAGGCCAGGCTCGAGGCGGCGAGGAACTTCTCGGAGGTTGTGGTCGCGCGCGAGGGCACAAGCGTGCACCGACTCGGCGCGCTGGCGACGGTGCACGCGGGCCACGAGGAGGCCCGCTCGCTGGCCTATTATAACGATGAGAAGGCCGTCGGCATCGACATCATCAAGACCACCGGGGCGAGCACGACCACGGTGAGCGACGCGGTGCTCGCCCGGGTGGAGCGACTTCGGCCGACGCTCCCCAGCGGCGTGGAGTTGCAGGTGGTGCGCAACTCCGGCACCGACGTCCAGGACTCGGTGCGCTCGGTGCAGATGACCCTGCTGGAAGGGGCGATTCTGACGATCATCGTCGTCTTCCTCTTTTTAAACTCCTGGCGAAGCACCGCCATCACCGCGCTGGCGCTGCCGGTGAGCGTCCTGGCGAGCTTTATCGCGGTGTGGGCGTTCGGGTTTTCGCTCAATACGATGAGCTTGTTGGGGCTCTCGCTCGCCATCGGTCTGCTCATCGACGACGCCATCGTGGTGCGCGAGAATATCGTGCGCCATATGGAGATGGGCAAAGATGAATATATCGCGGCGCGCGACGGCACCGCCGAGATCGGGCCTGCGGTCGCGGCCATCACCATGGCGATTATCGTGGTCTTTGTGCCGATCGCCTTTATGGGCGGGCTGTCGGCGCAGTGGCTCGGCCCGATGGCGCTGACCATCGCCGCGGCCGTATTCGTGTCGCTCTTCGTGTCGTTTTCGCTCGACCCGATGCTGTCTGCGTATTGGAAGGACCCCGAGATTCGCCAGGGAAAACGCAAATGGCTGGGCCATAAAATCGAGCGCTTCAACGCCTGGCTCGACGGGCAAACAAAGGGATATCAGCGCCTGGTGGGATGGGCGCTTGGGCACCGATTGATCATTGTCATTATCACCGCGGTCTCCTTTGGCGCCGCGCTCGCTTTGCCAGCGACGGGGATGGTGGGGGTGAGCTTTTTCCCGACGCTGAACACCTCAAATTTCACCATCTCAATCCTCACACCGGCGGGCTCGTCGCTCGAATATACCCGCCTCAAAGTCCTCGAGGCGGCCAAGATTGCGCGCCATCAGGAGTCGGTTGAATATACCTACACGACGATCGGCGGGGAGGGCGATACGGTCGATGAGGCGACTATTTTTGTGAAGTTGGCCCCGAAGTCCGAGCGCAGTATTACCCAATCGGAGGTCGCCAAGCGCACCCGTGACGCCATCGATCATCTGGTCGGCGTGGACGCGTCGATCAGCAGCGGCGGGCCCGGCGGCCCGGGAAAGGAGCTCCAAATTCAGCTTATTGGCCCCGATATCGAGGAGCTAAACCGCATCGCAGAGCAGGCAAAAGAGCGGGTGAGCACCGTCGCCGGGGCGGTCGACGTGTCGCTGTCGACCCGCGGGCGGCGCCCCGAATACCAGGTCGATATTGACCGCGACCTCGCCGCGACCCTGGGGCTAAGCGTGGGGCAGGTCGCCGAGGCGCTGCGCCCGGCATTCGCGGGCGTGGACGCCGGGGATTGGGTCGACGCCGGCGGACAGACCCGCAACGTCCGGGTGCGCTACGCCCCGCAATTTCGCGCCAACGAGGGCGACCTCAGCGCGATGCCACTGCTGGTCGCGGGCGCGCCCGGCGAGGCTGCGCGCATCATCAGCCTCGGCGAGGTTGCGCGCACCCGCCAATTCGACGGGCCGGGGCGCATCGAGCACCTGGACCGCGACCGCATCGTCACCGTCGAGGCCAACACCCAGGACCGCCCGATGAGCGCGGTCGTTCAGGATATCGAGGCCAAGATGGCCGAGATCGATTTCCCCGAGGGCTATTCCTATCAGCAGGGCGGCAACGTCGAGGACCAACGCGACGTCTTTCGGCGCATGCTCATCGCCCTCGCCGTGGGGGTGCTGATGATGTACCTGCTGCTCGTGGTCCAATTCTCAAGCTTCGTCGAACCGCTGCCCATCCTCATCTCATTGCCGCTGTCGCTCATCGGCGTAATGGTCGCGCTGGTGCTCACCGGCACCACGCTCAACCTGATGAGCATGATCGGCGTGGTCCTATTGATGGGCATCGTGGCCAAGAACGCCATCCTTTTAGTCGACTTCGCCAAATGGTCGCAAAAGGAGGGCATGGACATTGAGGAGTCGATCATCGAGGCCGGCGGCGTGCGCCTTCGCCCCATCCTCATGACCAGCGTGGCCATCATCGCGGGCATGTTGCCGGTGGCCATCGGCGGAGGCGAGGGCGGGGAGTTCCGCGCGCCGCTGGGCATCGCGGTCATCGGCGGCGTCATCACCTCGACGATTCTGACCCTGCTGGTCATCCCAACTTTTTATGACATCGTGGTGCGCACGCGGATGTGGCTGGCGAGTCGGCTGGGCAAGGGCGAAGACGATATTGAGGCGCCGGGTGATATCGCCGATGAGGGGTCGCATTAGGTTGCACTCCATATAAAAAGGCGCGGCGCCTCCACTCGGGAAACGCCGCGCCTTCTTCTAGCTCAACCCGAAAGCCCTGGGCTCAGGGCAAGGGGTCGTAGCCGAGGACCTCCGTGGGCGTTTGACGCTGCGAAGTGTGACCCACGCCAAGTTGGCTGACGTTATTATAACCCCAGCAATAAAAGGAGTTGGTGTCGGTTGCGATGCCGCAGGTGTGCTGATTGGCGGCGGTGGCCATGTGCCAATCATCGAGGGATGCGCCGACGCGCGTCGGGTTCAGGACCATGGAAGGGTTGCAGGTCGCGTTGCCGATCTGGCATTGGTGATTAACGCCCCAGCAATACAATTGCCCCTGGGCAATGGCGCAGCTGTGGCCCTCGCCGACGCCGAGA encodes:
- a CDS encoding efflux RND transporter permease subunit; its protein translation is MWISDKAIERPITTIAAMLTLVIFGVVALLVLEVNEFPEVEPPVVSVSIPYPGASPQSVERDLVDPVEDAIAAIEGVAKLRSTSLDGFALLIVEFEFGTDLDRSTQNIRDAISQQRRDLPLEMEEPIITQFDLDMLPIVSLTLSSEKHTVEELSAMADPKITGDLQGITGVAEVQLRGDVEPAMKVDLDPHAMESVGATAAQVIGALRSANLAAPVGRVNSEFEERTIRLQARLEAARNFSEVVVAREGTSVHRLGALATVHAGHEEARSLAYYNDEKAVGIDIIKTTGASTTTVSDAVLARVERLRPTLPSGVELQVVRNSGTDVQDSVRSVQMTLLEGAILTIIVVFLFLNSWRSTAITALALPVSVLASFIAVWAFGFSLNTMSLLGLSLAIGLLIDDAIVVRENIVRHMEMGKDEYIAARDGTAEIGPAVAAITMAIIVVFVPIAFMGGLSAQWLGPMALTIAAAVFVSLFVSFSLDPMLSAYWKDPEIRQGKRKWLGHKIERFNAWLDGQTKGYQRLVGWALGHRLIIVIITAVSFGAALALPATGMVGVSFFPTLNTSNFTISILTPAGSSLEYTRLKVLEAAKIARHQESVEYTYTTIGGEGDTVDEATIFVKLAPKSERSITQSEVAKRTRDAIDHLVGVDASISSGGPGGPGKELQIQLIGPDIEELNRIAEQAKERVSTVAGAVDVSLSTRGRRPEYQVDIDRDLAATLGLSVGQVAEALRPAFAGVDAGDWVDAGGQTRNVRVRYAPQFRANEGDLSAMPLLVAGAPGEAARIISLGEVARTRQFDGPGRIEHLDRDRIVTVEANTQDRPMSAVVQDIEAKMAEIDFPEGYSYQQGGNVEDQRDVFRRMLIALAVGVLMMYLLLVVQFSSFVEPLPILISLPLSLIGVMVALVLTGTTLNLMSMIGVVLLMGIVAKNAILLVDFAKWSQKEGMDIEESIIEAGGVRLRPILMTSVAIIAGMLPVAIGGGEGGEFRAPLGIAVIGGVITSTILTLLVIPTFYDIVVRTRMWLASRLGKGEDDIEAPGDIADEGSH